The stretch of DNA TCCCCAGGCATCATTGATACGGCCCTGTTTGACTGGATGGGCAATGAGAAAAACGAAAGAGTGGCCGCCATGACTCAGGGTCAGCTGGTTAAACGTATCGGTAAACCTGAGGAAGTGGCCAGTGCGCTGATCTATCTGATGCTGAATGGCTATGCGACGGGCACTACTGTAGACGTGGATGGTGGACAACTGTTGAGTTGATTATGATTTCTGATTCTGTGGATACTAATAAAAATGCACAATCTGAGCCGACGATGACGCTGGTTGATGCTATTCGCCAAAGACACTCAGTGCGAGGTTATCTGGACAAAAGAATTCCCGACGACGTTTTGCAGCAGATCTTTGAATTGGCACAATGGGCACCATCCAACTGTAATGTGCAGCCCTGGAAGGTCTATGTGGCCAGTGGGGAATTGCGTGACCGACTTAGCGCGGAGATGCAGCGCAGAGTGCTGTCTGGGGTGCCGTCCAATCCGGATTACGAATATCGGGGCGATTTTGCCGGAGAGTACCGCACACGTCAGGTCGAATGTGCCGTGGCGCTGTACAGTGAAATGGGCATTGAACGTCA from Pseudohongiella spirulinae encodes:
- a CDS encoding nitroreductase, whose protein sequence is MISDSVDTNKNAQSEPTMTLVDAIRQRHSVRGYLDKRIPDDVLQQIFELAQWAPSNCNVQPWKVYVASGELRDRLSAEMQRRVLSGVPSNPDYEYRGDFAGEYRTRQVECAVALYSEMGIERHDREGRMRAVLRNYEFFDAPYMAFIGMNQAFGTTVAIDVGMYAQNLMLSLVAHGLHSCPMGTMRDYPDLVREAFELSEEDRILFGLAFGYEDTAVAANRTRTSRDPVSASVQFRSS